From the Veillonellaceae bacterium genome, the window GTCAATTCTTGCGGTTGTTCTACCAATAGCCTTTTTAGCAAGACTTGGACGTCATGCGGTGAATTAGCTTTTATAGCTGCTTTTTTATTTTCTAGATAGCGTGTATTAGCCTCTTCTTGACCAGGTATGGGCCTAAATATTACCATAGGCAACCCCCGGCAAGCGGCTTCGGCAGCAGTCATTCCACCCGGTTTTGATATTAAAATATCAGCGACAGCCATTAACTCATGGATGTTATCAACAAAACCGAATATTTTGATTGGACAGCGAAATCCTACTTGGTTATTAATTAGTCTTTTATACATTTTTTTGTTATTACCTGCAACGACGATCATTTGGAAGGAAGCATCAACTTGATTACAAGCTGAGACAATTCTGTCCATTGGGAAGACTCCGGCCCCGCCCCCCATAATTAAGACTGTTTTCAGCGTTTTATCCATCTCTAACTTAGTTAAGATTTCTTCTTTGCAAGGTAAGGCTGAAAACACTTGATCAACCGGTATACCTATTGCTTGACTTCTTTCATGAGAAATTCCCCATTTAGCCAAGTCGTCCCGCATTTTAGTATGTGCCACAAAATAATAATCCAATTCAGGGTAGGCCCATAACCGGTGGACGGTAAAATCAGTAACAGCTGCAATTGAC encodes:
- a CDS encoding glycosyltransferase, which translates into the protein MREPKKVLFITAPIGSGHMRAAQAIMKKLESLSPGVDTKMANIFDFISPVLGDTILKGYLKVLEHFPLAYGMAYGWGNTNKAALLGREIVSRYISSRMERFLVNYAPDAIVCTHATPAGMISHLARNGKVGVPSIAAVTDFTVHRLWAYPELDYYFVAHTKMRDDLAKWGISHERSQAIGIPVDQVFSALPCKEEILTKLEMDKTLKTVLIMGGGAGVFPMDRIVSACNQVDASFQMIVVAGNNKKMYKRLINNQVGFRCPIKIFGFVDNIHELMAVADILISKPGGMTAAEAACRGLPMVIFRPIPGQEEANTRYLENKKAAIKANSPHDVQVLLKRLLVEQPQELTELKQNMYKLGHPEAADTIARYILAKIG